A genomic stretch from Oreochromis niloticus isolate F11D_XX linkage group LG11, O_niloticus_UMD_NMBU, whole genome shotgun sequence includes:
- the lipeb gene encoding hormone-sensitive lipase isoform X1, which produces MASSKKGSGTSRLEKGVNGRRSSKHKEGPVVMDTKAVFAALYGVCEENAAFFSGGAKGSQGDAARRLVEAMKQIQEHAHSLEPVISGFANVYHHFDFDPHIPANGYRSLVKVVRCCLLHIIHKGRYITANRRSIFFRAAHNAGEMEAYCNALCQLRALLYLAQRMLHDNSHGNLFFQDESGLSESFVREYASMHKGCFYGRCLGFQFTPAIRPFLQTIAIGLVAFGENYKRHQSGIGVAASSFFTSGKYAIDPELRGTEFDRITQNLDVHFWKTFWNITETEVLSSLASMTSTQVKVNRALSVPPATFDLPLAANHRASVTIAPPSAHIGTAPVQMRLISYDLREGQDSETLLSLSRSEGGAISLSLGLKTKRLPSSPCLLIHFHGGGFVAQTSKSHEPYLKSWSQDLGVPILSVDYSLAPEAPFPRALEECFYAYCWALRNHHLLGWTGEKVCLAGDSAGGNLCVTTSMRAAAFGVRMPDGIVAAYPATLLTAYASPSRLLTLMDPLLPLSVLSRCLSAYAGSGPQTEKQVEKVSTLSLVRRDTALLLRDFRQGASNWIHSLLDSTRASASTSTAPEAPTEATDAVRKSISEANISSPHTDPPVPTDLSEFPNRKLSVKSQTCQNLGSHNNPIPSSAPLLSERAPEDVSFFFAKDEDPSVITDLSSVAIPPPAGEEGSQQEHPREFPLGFEPLRSEQLAEMKVESSPVVKDPFCSPLLAPDSMLKGLPPVHIVACALDPMLDDSVMFAKRLRNIDQPVTLCVVDDLPHGFLSLSQLSRETREAANVCVERIRAVFTQDTPPEPRKHRKLERTDGGVSASSGETSSLFVGPIEGGELAVGRGAKIADGEGSVAVAAQNNTDAGGIGA; this is translated from the exons TGATGGATACCAAGGCAGTATTTGCGGCCCTGTACGGTGTGTGCGAAGAAAATGCAGCTTTCTTCTCAGGGGGAGCCAAGGGGTCACAGGGTGATGCTGCACGGCGGCTGGTGGAGGCCATGAAGCAGATTCAGGAGCACGCTCACAGTCTGGAACCTGTTATTTCTGGCTTTGCTAATGTTTACCATCACTTTGATTTTGACCCACATATACCAGCTAATGGCTATCGCTCCCTGGTCAAG gTTGTGCGTTGCTGCCTTCTCCACATCATCCACAAGGGCCGCTACATCACAGCCAACCGCCGGAGCATCTTCTTCCGAGCAGCACATAATGCAGGGGAAATGGAGGCGTACTGTAATGCTCTGTGCCAGCTGCGTGCCCTGCTTTACCTGGCTCAGCGCATGCTACATGACAACAGCCACGGCAATTTGTTTTTCCAGGATGAAAGCGGGCTCAGCGAAAGTTTTGTCCGTGAATACGCATCCATGCACAAGGGTTGCTTCTATGGCCGTTGCCTGGGCTTTCAG TTCACTCCAGCCATTCGGCCCTTTCTTCAGACCATCGCTATCGGCCTTGTGGCCTTTGGAGAAAACTACAAGCGGCATCAGTCAGGAATAG GGGTAGCAGCCAGCTCTTTCTTTACCTCAGGAAAGTATGCCATTGACCCCGAGTTGAGGGGGACTGAATTTGACCGCATCACCCAGAACCTGGATGTCCATTTCTGGAAGACATTCTGGAACATCACTGAAACTGAAGTCCTGTCT AGTCTTGCCAGTATGACATCCACTCAAGTCAAGGTAAACCGAGCTCTTTCTGTGCCTCctgcgacctttgaccttcccTTGGCGGCCAACCACAGAGCATCAGTAACTATAGCTCCACCATCAGCGCACATCGGCACTGCTCCTGTTCAGATGAGACTCATTTCTTATGACCTGCGTGAAGGACAG GACAGTGAAACACTGCTGTCTCTGTCCCGCTCCGAGGGAGGCGCTATCTCTCTTTCCCTGGGGCTGAAGACCAAGCGCCTCCCCTCTTCTCCATGTCTCCTGATCCATTTCCATGGAGGAGGCTTTGTGGCACAGACCTCCAAGTCTCATGAG CCCTATCTAAAGAGTTGGTCCCAGGACCTTGGTGTTCCCATACTGTCAGTGGACTACTCTCTGGCCCCTGAGGCACCCTTCCCACGCGCCCTAGAGGAATGTTTCTATGCCTACTGCTGGGCTTTGCGAAACCACCACCTATTAG GATGGACTGGAGAGAAGGTGTGTCTGGCTGGTGACAGTGCAGGAGGCAACTTATGTGTGACGACATCGATGCGTGCTGCTGCTTTTGGCGTGCGAATGCCAGATGGCATCGTGGCAGCCTATCCAGCTACCCTGCTGACGGCCTACGCATCCCCTTCCCGTCTGCTAACACTCATGGATCCCCTGCTGCCACTCAGTGTGCTCTCTAGGTGTCTCAGTGCCTACGCAG GCAGTGGGCCACAGACCGAGAAGCAGGTGGAGAAGGTGAGCACGCTGAGCCTGGTGAGGAGAGACACTGCACTTCTGTTGCGAGATTTCCGACAGGGAGCCTCCAACTGGATCCACTCTCTGCTTGATTCTACCAGAGCTTCAGCCTCCACCAGCACAGCACCAGAGGCACCAACAGAAGCCACAG ATGCAGTGAGGAAGAGCATTTCAGAGGCGAACATCTCTTCTCCTCACACAGACCCACCTGTCCCCACGGATCTCTCGGAGTTCCCCAACAGGAAATTATCAGTGAAGAGCCAGACGTGCCAGAACTTGGGATCCCACAACAATCCCATTCCGAGCAGTGCACCGCTGCTCTCTGAGCGTGCT CCAGAAGATGTCAGTTTCTTCTTTGCCAAAGATGAAGATCCCTCAGTGATCACTGACCTGTCTTCAGTGGCCATACCACCCCCTGCTGGTGAGGAGGGTTCACAGCAGGAGCACCCCAGGGAATTTCCTCTTGGGTTTGAGCCACTGCGCTCAGAGCAACTGGCAGAGATGAAGGTGGAGAGCTCTCCAGTGGTCAAGGATCCTTTCTGCTCACCTCTGCTGGCCCCTGACAGCATGCTGAAAGGGCTGCCACCTGTACACATAGTG GCTTGTGCACTAGACCCCATGCTGGACGACTCTGTAATGTTTGCCAAGCGTCTGAGGAACATAGACCAGCCCGTCACTCTGTGTGTGGTGGACGACCTACCCCATGGCTTTCTCAGCCTATCTCAACTCTCAAGGGAGACAAGGGAGGCTGCCAATGTCTGTGTGGAGCGAATTCGCGCCGTCTTCACACAGGACACACCCCCAGAGCCACGGAAGCACCGCAAGCTGGAACGGACCGACGGGGGTGTGTCAGCATCTTCAGGGGAAACCAGTTCTCTCTTTGTTGGCCCCATTGAGGGAGGAGAGCTAGCTGTCGGGAGAGGGGCTAAAATTGCTGATGGGGAGGGCTCAGTTGCTGTGGCAGCCCAGAATAACACCGATGCTGGTGGCATCGGGGCTTAA
- the lipeb gene encoding hormone-sensitive lipase isoform X3 translates to MDTKAVFAALYGVCEENAAFFSGGAKGSQGDAARRLVEAMKQIQEHAHSLEPVISGFANVYHHFDFDPHIPANGYRSLVKVVRCCLLHIIHKGRYITANRRSIFFRAAHNAGEMEAYCNALCQLRALLYLAQRMLHDNSHGNLFFQDESGLSESFVREYASMHKGCFYGRCLGFQFTPAIRPFLQTIAIGLVAFGENYKRHQSGIGVAASSFFTSGKYAIDPELRGTEFDRITQNLDVHFWKTFWNITETEVLSSLASMTSTQVKVNRALSVPPATFDLPLAANHRASVTIAPPSAHIGTAPVQMRLISYDLREGQDSETLLSLSRSEGGAISLSLGLKTKRLPSSPCLLIHFHGGGFVAQTSKSHEPYLKSWSQDLGVPILSVDYSLAPEAPFPRALEECFYAYCWALRNHHLLGWTGEKVCLAGDSAGGNLCVTTSMRAAAFGVRMPDGIVAAYPATLLTAYASPSRLLTLMDPLLPLSVLSRCLSAYAGSGPQTEKQVEKVSTLSLVRRDTALLLRDFRQGASNWIHSLLDSTRASASTSTAPEAPTEATDAVRKSISEANISSPHTDPPVPTDLSEFPNRKLSVKSQTCQNLGSHNNPIPSSAPLLSERAPEDVSFFFAKDEDPSVITDLSSVAIPPPAGEEGSQQEHPREFPLGFEPLRSEQLAEMKVESSPVVKDPFCSPLLAPDSMLKGLPPVHIVACALDPMLDDSVMFAKRLRNIDQPVTLCVVDDLPHGFLSLSQLSRETREAANVCVERIRAVFTQDTPPEPRKHRKLERTDGGVSASSGETSSLFVGPIEGGELAVGRGAKIADGEGSVAVAAQNNTDAGGIGA, encoded by the exons ATGGATACCAAGGCAGTATTTGCGGCCCTGTACGGTGTGTGCGAAGAAAATGCAGCTTTCTTCTCAGGGGGAGCCAAGGGGTCACAGGGTGATGCTGCACGGCGGCTGGTGGAGGCCATGAAGCAGATTCAGGAGCACGCTCACAGTCTGGAACCTGTTATTTCTGGCTTTGCTAATGTTTACCATCACTTTGATTTTGACCCACATATACCAGCTAATGGCTATCGCTCCCTGGTCAAG gTTGTGCGTTGCTGCCTTCTCCACATCATCCACAAGGGCCGCTACATCACAGCCAACCGCCGGAGCATCTTCTTCCGAGCAGCACATAATGCAGGGGAAATGGAGGCGTACTGTAATGCTCTGTGCCAGCTGCGTGCCCTGCTTTACCTGGCTCAGCGCATGCTACATGACAACAGCCACGGCAATTTGTTTTTCCAGGATGAAAGCGGGCTCAGCGAAAGTTTTGTCCGTGAATACGCATCCATGCACAAGGGTTGCTTCTATGGCCGTTGCCTGGGCTTTCAG TTCACTCCAGCCATTCGGCCCTTTCTTCAGACCATCGCTATCGGCCTTGTGGCCTTTGGAGAAAACTACAAGCGGCATCAGTCAGGAATAG GGGTAGCAGCCAGCTCTTTCTTTACCTCAGGAAAGTATGCCATTGACCCCGAGTTGAGGGGGACTGAATTTGACCGCATCACCCAGAACCTGGATGTCCATTTCTGGAAGACATTCTGGAACATCACTGAAACTGAAGTCCTGTCT AGTCTTGCCAGTATGACATCCACTCAAGTCAAGGTAAACCGAGCTCTTTCTGTGCCTCctgcgacctttgaccttcccTTGGCGGCCAACCACAGAGCATCAGTAACTATAGCTCCACCATCAGCGCACATCGGCACTGCTCCTGTTCAGATGAGACTCATTTCTTATGACCTGCGTGAAGGACAG GACAGTGAAACACTGCTGTCTCTGTCCCGCTCCGAGGGAGGCGCTATCTCTCTTTCCCTGGGGCTGAAGACCAAGCGCCTCCCCTCTTCTCCATGTCTCCTGATCCATTTCCATGGAGGAGGCTTTGTGGCACAGACCTCCAAGTCTCATGAG CCCTATCTAAAGAGTTGGTCCCAGGACCTTGGTGTTCCCATACTGTCAGTGGACTACTCTCTGGCCCCTGAGGCACCCTTCCCACGCGCCCTAGAGGAATGTTTCTATGCCTACTGCTGGGCTTTGCGAAACCACCACCTATTAG GATGGACTGGAGAGAAGGTGTGTCTGGCTGGTGACAGTGCAGGAGGCAACTTATGTGTGACGACATCGATGCGTGCTGCTGCTTTTGGCGTGCGAATGCCAGATGGCATCGTGGCAGCCTATCCAGCTACCCTGCTGACGGCCTACGCATCCCCTTCCCGTCTGCTAACACTCATGGATCCCCTGCTGCCACTCAGTGTGCTCTCTAGGTGTCTCAGTGCCTACGCAG GCAGTGGGCCACAGACCGAGAAGCAGGTGGAGAAGGTGAGCACGCTGAGCCTGGTGAGGAGAGACACTGCACTTCTGTTGCGAGATTTCCGACAGGGAGCCTCCAACTGGATCCACTCTCTGCTTGATTCTACCAGAGCTTCAGCCTCCACCAGCACAGCACCAGAGGCACCAACAGAAGCCACAG ATGCAGTGAGGAAGAGCATTTCAGAGGCGAACATCTCTTCTCCTCACACAGACCCACCTGTCCCCACGGATCTCTCGGAGTTCCCCAACAGGAAATTATCAGTGAAGAGCCAGACGTGCCAGAACTTGGGATCCCACAACAATCCCATTCCGAGCAGTGCACCGCTGCTCTCTGAGCGTGCT CCAGAAGATGTCAGTTTCTTCTTTGCCAAAGATGAAGATCCCTCAGTGATCACTGACCTGTCTTCAGTGGCCATACCACCCCCTGCTGGTGAGGAGGGTTCACAGCAGGAGCACCCCAGGGAATTTCCTCTTGGGTTTGAGCCACTGCGCTCAGAGCAACTGGCAGAGATGAAGGTGGAGAGCTCTCCAGTGGTCAAGGATCCTTTCTGCTCACCTCTGCTGGCCCCTGACAGCATGCTGAAAGGGCTGCCACCTGTACACATAGTG GCTTGTGCACTAGACCCCATGCTGGACGACTCTGTAATGTTTGCCAAGCGTCTGAGGAACATAGACCAGCCCGTCACTCTGTGTGTGGTGGACGACCTACCCCATGGCTTTCTCAGCCTATCTCAACTCTCAAGGGAGACAAGGGAGGCTGCCAATGTCTGTGTGGAGCGAATTCGCGCCGTCTTCACACAGGACACACCCCCAGAGCCACGGAAGCACCGCAAGCTGGAACGGACCGACGGGGGTGTGTCAGCATCTTCAGGGGAAACCAGTTCTCTCTTTGTTGGCCCCATTGAGGGAGGAGAGCTAGCTGTCGGGAGAGGGGCTAAAATTGCTGATGGGGAGGGCTCAGTTGCTGTGGCAGCCCAGAATAACACCGATGCTGGTGGCATCGGGGCTTAA
- the lipeb gene encoding hormone-sensitive lipase isoform X2, translating into MDRALNSDAVMDTKAVFAALYGVCEENAAFFSGGAKGSQGDAARRLVEAMKQIQEHAHSLEPVISGFANVYHHFDFDPHIPANGYRSLVKVVRCCLLHIIHKGRYITANRRSIFFRAAHNAGEMEAYCNALCQLRALLYLAQRMLHDNSHGNLFFQDESGLSESFVREYASMHKGCFYGRCLGFQFTPAIRPFLQTIAIGLVAFGENYKRHQSGIGVAASSFFTSGKYAIDPELRGTEFDRITQNLDVHFWKTFWNITETEVLSSLASMTSTQVKVNRALSVPPATFDLPLAANHRASVTIAPPSAHIGTAPVQMRLISYDLREGQDSETLLSLSRSEGGAISLSLGLKTKRLPSSPCLLIHFHGGGFVAQTSKSHEPYLKSWSQDLGVPILSVDYSLAPEAPFPRALEECFYAYCWALRNHHLLGWTGEKVCLAGDSAGGNLCVTTSMRAAAFGVRMPDGIVAAYPATLLTAYASPSRLLTLMDPLLPLSVLSRCLSAYAGSGPQTEKQVEKVSTLSLVRRDTALLLRDFRQGASNWIHSLLDSTRASASTSTAPEAPTEATDAVRKSISEANISSPHTDPPVPTDLSEFPNRKLSVKSQTCQNLGSHNNPIPSSAPLLSERAPEDVSFFFAKDEDPSVITDLSSVAIPPPAGEEGSQQEHPREFPLGFEPLRSEQLAEMKVESSPVVKDPFCSPLLAPDSMLKGLPPVHIVACALDPMLDDSVMFAKRLRNIDQPVTLCVVDDLPHGFLSLSQLSRETREAANVCVERIRAVFTQDTPPEPRKHRKLERTDGGVSASSGETSSLFVGPIEGGELAVGRGAKIADGEGSVAVAAQNNTDAGGIGA; encoded by the exons ATGGACAGAGCCTTGAACTCAGATGCTG TGATGGATACCAAGGCAGTATTTGCGGCCCTGTACGGTGTGTGCGAAGAAAATGCAGCTTTCTTCTCAGGGGGAGCCAAGGGGTCACAGGGTGATGCTGCACGGCGGCTGGTGGAGGCCATGAAGCAGATTCAGGAGCACGCTCACAGTCTGGAACCTGTTATTTCTGGCTTTGCTAATGTTTACCATCACTTTGATTTTGACCCACATATACCAGCTAATGGCTATCGCTCCCTGGTCAAG gTTGTGCGTTGCTGCCTTCTCCACATCATCCACAAGGGCCGCTACATCACAGCCAACCGCCGGAGCATCTTCTTCCGAGCAGCACATAATGCAGGGGAAATGGAGGCGTACTGTAATGCTCTGTGCCAGCTGCGTGCCCTGCTTTACCTGGCTCAGCGCATGCTACATGACAACAGCCACGGCAATTTGTTTTTCCAGGATGAAAGCGGGCTCAGCGAAAGTTTTGTCCGTGAATACGCATCCATGCACAAGGGTTGCTTCTATGGCCGTTGCCTGGGCTTTCAG TTCACTCCAGCCATTCGGCCCTTTCTTCAGACCATCGCTATCGGCCTTGTGGCCTTTGGAGAAAACTACAAGCGGCATCAGTCAGGAATAG GGGTAGCAGCCAGCTCTTTCTTTACCTCAGGAAAGTATGCCATTGACCCCGAGTTGAGGGGGACTGAATTTGACCGCATCACCCAGAACCTGGATGTCCATTTCTGGAAGACATTCTGGAACATCACTGAAACTGAAGTCCTGTCT AGTCTTGCCAGTATGACATCCACTCAAGTCAAGGTAAACCGAGCTCTTTCTGTGCCTCctgcgacctttgaccttcccTTGGCGGCCAACCACAGAGCATCAGTAACTATAGCTCCACCATCAGCGCACATCGGCACTGCTCCTGTTCAGATGAGACTCATTTCTTATGACCTGCGTGAAGGACAG GACAGTGAAACACTGCTGTCTCTGTCCCGCTCCGAGGGAGGCGCTATCTCTCTTTCCCTGGGGCTGAAGACCAAGCGCCTCCCCTCTTCTCCATGTCTCCTGATCCATTTCCATGGAGGAGGCTTTGTGGCACAGACCTCCAAGTCTCATGAG CCCTATCTAAAGAGTTGGTCCCAGGACCTTGGTGTTCCCATACTGTCAGTGGACTACTCTCTGGCCCCTGAGGCACCCTTCCCACGCGCCCTAGAGGAATGTTTCTATGCCTACTGCTGGGCTTTGCGAAACCACCACCTATTAG GATGGACTGGAGAGAAGGTGTGTCTGGCTGGTGACAGTGCAGGAGGCAACTTATGTGTGACGACATCGATGCGTGCTGCTGCTTTTGGCGTGCGAATGCCAGATGGCATCGTGGCAGCCTATCCAGCTACCCTGCTGACGGCCTACGCATCCCCTTCCCGTCTGCTAACACTCATGGATCCCCTGCTGCCACTCAGTGTGCTCTCTAGGTGTCTCAGTGCCTACGCAG GCAGTGGGCCACAGACCGAGAAGCAGGTGGAGAAGGTGAGCACGCTGAGCCTGGTGAGGAGAGACACTGCACTTCTGTTGCGAGATTTCCGACAGGGAGCCTCCAACTGGATCCACTCTCTGCTTGATTCTACCAGAGCTTCAGCCTCCACCAGCACAGCACCAGAGGCACCAACAGAAGCCACAG ATGCAGTGAGGAAGAGCATTTCAGAGGCGAACATCTCTTCTCCTCACACAGACCCACCTGTCCCCACGGATCTCTCGGAGTTCCCCAACAGGAAATTATCAGTGAAGAGCCAGACGTGCCAGAACTTGGGATCCCACAACAATCCCATTCCGAGCAGTGCACCGCTGCTCTCTGAGCGTGCT CCAGAAGATGTCAGTTTCTTCTTTGCCAAAGATGAAGATCCCTCAGTGATCACTGACCTGTCTTCAGTGGCCATACCACCCCCTGCTGGTGAGGAGGGTTCACAGCAGGAGCACCCCAGGGAATTTCCTCTTGGGTTTGAGCCACTGCGCTCAGAGCAACTGGCAGAGATGAAGGTGGAGAGCTCTCCAGTGGTCAAGGATCCTTTCTGCTCACCTCTGCTGGCCCCTGACAGCATGCTGAAAGGGCTGCCACCTGTACACATAGTG GCTTGTGCACTAGACCCCATGCTGGACGACTCTGTAATGTTTGCCAAGCGTCTGAGGAACATAGACCAGCCCGTCACTCTGTGTGTGGTGGACGACCTACCCCATGGCTTTCTCAGCCTATCTCAACTCTCAAGGGAGACAAGGGAGGCTGCCAATGTCTGTGTGGAGCGAATTCGCGCCGTCTTCACACAGGACACACCCCCAGAGCCACGGAAGCACCGCAAGCTGGAACGGACCGACGGGGGTGTGTCAGCATCTTCAGGGGAAACCAGTTCTCTCTTTGTTGGCCCCATTGAGGGAGGAGAGCTAGCTGTCGGGAGAGGGGCTAAAATTGCTGATGGGGAGGGCTCAGTTGCTGTGGCAGCCCAGAATAACACCGATGCTGGTGGCATCGGGGCTTAA